From a single Nicotiana tomentosiformis chromosome 2, ASM39032v3, whole genome shotgun sequence genomic region:
- the LOC104116282 gene encoding soluble inorganic pyrophosphatase-like has product MVQPDEAPTKAPVNPPIDETILSTMTRKPAPAHPWHDLEIGLGAPKVFNAVIEISMGSKVKDELDKKTGLIKVDRVLYSSVVYPHNYGFIPRTICEDHDPMDVLVIMQGAKDDKIIAVRADDPEYS; this is encoded by the exons ATGGTTCAGCCTGATGAAGCTCCAACCAAAGCTCCTGTAAATCCACCTATTGATGAAACGATACTTTCTACTATGACACGGAAACCAGCTCCAGCTCATCCTTGGCATGATCTTGAGATAG GATTAGGTGCTCCTAAGGTTTTTAATGCG GTGATTGAGATCAGCATGGGGAGCAAGGTGAAGGATGAACTTGATAAGAAAACTGGATTAATCAAG GTTGATCGTGTTCTTTACTCATCAGTAGTATACCCCCATAACTATGGCTTTATCCCTCGTACAATTTGTGAGGACCATGACCCTATGGATGTATTGGTCATCATGCAG GGAGCAAAAGATGACAAGATAATTGCAGTCCGTGCTGATGATCCTGAATATAGCTAG
- the LOC104116273 gene encoding uncharacterized protein, whose product MGDCPPNYKSVSENVGGFCESSKETPDCAFGYIGLSINDLGCHLTDYLNIQGGEDSNNKCNSETVKEDVIKDSHGSDSGKVASVKCLIKCATSPCSGMSVPPAEIGGEERKENVTAEVMIHGADAKSPDLSYSCSVSLPTPLKLVSAIKGSRQKLGSQPRKLTVTWAPDVYDPVPTAVSHVPNKGQCHKSGKKKNGKNKQKNNGKSSRGNKGKDKKQARRHGGSSQISYHPLDDSNITASSGEVQSSVVDFDIGRPDPFCGSSFLRKSITKLHFPVAEAS is encoded by the exons ATGGGCGATTGTCCTCCTAACTACAAGTCAGTGTCTGAAAATGTTGGCGGCTTTTGCGAGTCATCAAAGGAGACGCCTGATTGTGCTTTTGGATATATAGGTCTTTCCATAAATGATCTTGGCTGCCATTTGACTGATTATCTCAATATTCAGGGTGGTGAAGACTCAAACAATAAGTGCAATTCTGAGACAGTGAAGGAAGATGTAATTAAAGATTCTCATGGAAGTGACTCTGGTAAAGTTGCTTCTGTGAAATGCTTGATCAAATGTGCGACATCTCCATGCTCTGGTATGAGCGTTCCTCCTGCAGAAATTGGTGGGGAGGAGCGAAAGGAAAACGTGACTGCTGAAGTAATGATACATGGTGCTGATGCTAAATCTCCTGATTTATCTTACTCATGTTCCGTATCCCTGCCA ACTCCTTTGAAGCTTGTATCTGCCATAAAGGGTAGCCGTCAGAAACTAGGCAGTCAACCGAGGAAGCTGACTGTAACATGGGCTCCGGATGTGTATGACCCTGTCCCAACAGCAGTGTCACATGTACCAAACAAGGGACAATGCCATAAGAGTGGCAAGAAGAAGAATGGGAAGAATAAGCAGAAAAACAATGGTAAATCTTCACGAGGGAACAAGGGTAAAGACAAGAAGCAAGCTCGGAGACATGGAGGGAGTTCTCAGATAAGTTACCATCCTCTAGATGATAGCAACATCACAGCTTCGTCGGGTGAGGTACAATCTAGCGTTGTGGATTTTGATATTGGCAGGCCAGATCCATTTTGTGGGAGTAGTTTTCTTAGGAAATCCATCACGAAATTGCACTTCCCAGTTGCAGAGGCCAGCTGA
- the LOC104116264 gene encoding short-chain dehydrogenase TIC 32 B, chloroplastic-like, whose product MLRLITGIAGPSGFGSNSTAEQVTEGIDASGYTAIITGGASGIGLETARVLALRKAHIIIAARNMEAANEAKQSILKENKSARVEILKLDLSSMKSIKAFADNFLALNLPLNILINNAGIMFCPFQLSEDGIEMQFATNYLGHFYLTNLLLDKMKETAKATGIEGRIVNLSSVAHICPYREGIQFHNINDKNSYQDKLAYGQSKLANILHANELSRRLQEEGANITVNSVHPGLIMTNLMRHSALLMRILRVFTCFLWKNVPQGAATTCYVALHPSLQGVTGEYFVDCNEFKPSKLARDEVLARNLRDFSNNLVNASQKTDKQNTDNATSY is encoded by the exons ATGTTGAGGTTGATAACAGGAATAGCAGGGCCAAGTGGGTTTGGATCAAATTCCACTGCTGAGCAGGTTACTGAGGGCATCGATGCTAGCGGTTACACTGCCATTATTACAG GAGGTGCAAGCGGCATTGGTTTGGAGACTGCAAGAGTTTTAGCACTGAGGAAAGCTCATATCATTATTGCAGCAAGAAATATGGAGGCTGCAAATGAAGCAAAGCAAAGCATTTTGAAGGAAAATAAATCTGCTCGCGTTGAAATTCTTAAACTCGATCTCAGCTCAATGAAATCGATCAAGGCATTTGCAGATAACTTCCTAGCACTTAATCTTCCTCTCAACATCCTAAT AAACAATGCAGGTATTATGTTCTGTCCATTTCAGCTTTCTGAGGATGGAATAGAGATGCAATTTGCCACAAATTATCTTG GTCATTTCTACTTGACTAACCTTCTTCTAGACAAAATGAAGGAAACAGCAAAAGCCACTGGTATTGAGGGTAGGATTGTGAACTTGTCATCAGTAGCTCACATTTGCCCTTACAGGGAAGGAATACAATTTCACAATATTAATGATAAAAACAG TTATCAAGACAAACTGGCGTATGGACAATCCAAATTGGCCAACATTCTACATGCCAATGAGCTATCCCGCCGGTTGCAG GAAGAGGGAGCAAATATTACTGTTAATTCAGTTCATCCAGGTTTGATAATGACAAATCTAATGAGACATTCAGCCCTTCTTATGA GAATACTGAGGGTTTTCACTTGTTTCCTGTGGAAGAATGTCCCTCAG GGGGCAGCTACAACTTGCTACGTCGCCCTCCATCCAAGTTTACAAGGAGTGACTGGAGAGTACTTCGTTGATTGCAATGAGTTCAAGCCAAGTAAGCTTGCACGAGATGAAGTTTTAGCTCGGAATCTTAGGGATTTCAGCAATAATCTAGTCAATGCTTCTCAAAAGACTGACAAACAGAACACAGACAATGCTACAAGTTATTAG
- the LOC104118826 gene encoding THO complex subunit 4A-like isoform X2: MSNLDVSLDDLIKRNKSSSSRNPRPRTSGSGSGSGSRGPGPRRRFPNRTANRPAPYSSGPVHAPESTWDHDMFAEHAPAYPAARGAGGISGIETGIKLLISNLDYGVSNEDIKELFSEAGDIKRYSIHYDKSGRSKGTAEVIFARRRDAEAAIKKYNNVQLDGKPMKIEFAGPNIGAPALPPIRNRLYRNPNPAPRSVLILTNICNFILK; encoded by the exons ATGTCAAATCTCGATGTATCCCTCGACGATTTAATCAAAAGGAACAAAAGTTCCAGCAGTCGGAACCCTAGACCAAGAACATCTGGATCTGGATCCGGATCCGGATCCAGAGGCCCCGGTCCAAGGCGTCGCTTCCCTAACCGTACCGCCAACCGTCCCGCTCCATATTCCTCCGGACCG GTTCACGCACCGGAGAGTACGTGGGACCACGACATGTTTGCAGAGCATGCCCCGGCGTATCCAGCTGCCCGTGGGGCCGGTGGGATATCGGGGATTGAGACCGGTATCAAGCTCCTCATTTCAAACTTGGATTATGGGGTTTCAAATGAAGATATCAAG GAGCTTTTCTCAGAAGCTGGTGATATAAAGCGTTACTCAATTCATTATGACAAAAGTGGAAGATCAAAG GGAACTGCGGAAGTAATCTTTGCACGTCGAAGGGATGCAGAGGCAGCTATCAAGAAATACAACAATGTTCAGCTAGATGGAAAGCCCATGAAAATTGAGTTTGCAGGACCAAACATTGGTGCTCCTGCTCTTCCTCCAATTAGAAATCGTCTGTACAGAAATCCAAATCCTGCTCCAAGAAG